AGCGGGATCGACACCTCCAGGGACGGGGTGAGCGTCGTCGGTTTCGGCGGCATGCCGTTCCTCACGCTCTCCGAACAGCGCCTCACCTACTACTACCAGCCGCAGCGGCGCGTCGGTGCCGTCCTGGCCAAACATCTGATCGCGCTCTTGAACGGCGAGCCCGCGGCGAACCTGCAGACGGTTCTGCCCTATGTGCGGATCGAGGATGTGCGGATGTTCCGCACGCAGGCGGAATTCGATCCGGCCCGAATACTACCGCCTCCTTGAGGGTGGCGGGCTCCGGCTCATTTCCGGTGACCCGAATTCTTTCCTCATACGCTCAGTACGAGCCGGAGGAAGAAAGAATGACCCCTGCCACCCGGAAGACCCTCGCGACGTGTCTCGCAGTGCCGTCCCTGTTGTCCGCCAACGTGGCCCTGGCGCACGGCTCCATGGAGGTGCCCCTCAGCCGAGTCTACAACTGCTACAAGGAAGGGCCGGAGAACCCCCAGTCCGCCGCGTGCAAGGCGGCCATCCAGGCCTATGGCACGCAGGCCTTCTATGATTGGAACGGGGTGAGGCAGGGGAACGCCAATGGACAGCACCGTACGCTCATCCCGGACGGGAAGCTGTGCAGCGCGGCCAACGAGAGCCACAAGGGCCTCGACCTGGCTCGGACGGACTGGAAGGCGACGCAGATCGCCCCGAATGCCAGCGGCAACTTCGAGTTCGTCTTCTATGCAACCGCGGTCCACGCCACCAACTACTTCCAGTTCTATGTGACCCGGCCGGGCTACAACCCCGCGCTGCCGCTGAAGTGGTCGGACCTGGAGGCGGCCCCCTTCTGCACGGTGAAGAGCGCCACGGCCGTGAACAACCGCTACCGGCTGAGCTGCCCGTTCCCTCAAGGGCGGACGGGCTCCCATGTCATCTATGCCATCTGGCAGCGCTCGGACAGCCCCGAGGCGTTCTACGCCTGCGTGGACGTCAAGCTCGGCACCACGGCCCTCGCCCCGACCTCCTCCTGGAAGGAGCTCGGCCAGGTGCAGGCCCGCACGGACCTGCCCGCCGGAAGCACGGTCACCTTCCGCCTGTTCGACAGTGATGGAAGGGACGCGGAGACCCATCCCCTCCTGCTGGATCGCGCGGCCCCGGCGGCGGACTGGCTCGCCCGTCTCGCCGAGCGGGTGAACGCGAGCTCCACCCACGTCAGGCTCGGGGCGCTTCAGTCCTCCGGGGAGATCGCTCCCATCAAGGACCGCCAGGGCAACAGCGTCTACGGCCTGGATTCTGGATACACCTTCCAGATTGACATCCAGAAGCCAGCGGCCGACGAGGCTTCCTCCAAGTAGGCGTGGTACCTGAGACTACTGCACGTTCAGGAAGATGGCGGTGGGGACGCCCCAGTTGCCGCTGGCGTCCTGGCCCTCCACGAAGATCGTGTGCCGGCCCGGTGCCAGGCCAGAGGTGAAGACCGTGGCCTGCACCGACTCGGCCGTGCTGTTGAAGCTTCCGTCCACCGCGCTCAGTGCGAACGTGGGCGTCCCCGACACCCAGGACGGCGCATCGATGGAGTAGCGCGCGGCGGCGATGGCCTGTGAGCCTTCCGCGCCCCCGTTCGTGCCGTAGCGGGTGTCATCCGCCCGAGCCGTGAGCGTCACCGGGGTTCCCTGCGCCACGGTGCTCGCCGACAGCGCGAGGTTGATGGAGTCCGGGCCCGCCGCCACCTGATACGGCCGCCGCGCCGCCTTCAAGGCGTAGTAGAGGGCCGGCATGTTCTTGGGGACGATGGTGTTCTCGAAGGTGGTGCAGCTCTCGAAGAAGGCACCTCCCATCTCGAAGGTGAACGCCGCGACGCCGAGCCGCCCGTAGGCGAAGGCGTCCGTGGAGCCCGAGGCCGAATACAGGCACGAGCTCACCTGGCATGCCTGGTAGCCATTGAAGTAGTTGAACTTGCGCCCCAGGGTGCGCAGCTGGGTCGCGTTCGGCGGCGCCGCCGTGGTGGCCGACCAGGGATAGAGCACATAACCGCCGTAGCTGTGGAGACTGAGCATCAGGCCCGTGGCGTCCGCGGGGGCGGGATCCGTAGAGGCGGGCCCGCGCTGATCCGGGAAGAGGGAGAGGATGTAGTTCTCCAGCGTCTTCGTCTCCGGTTCGGAGGCCGCCGAGCGCCCCCGGTAGGTGTCATTGCACGCGCTGCTGCTCGCACCCGCGCCACCCCAGTCGAAGCTGCTGTTGCGGTTGAGATCCACTCCGTACGTCGCCGTGGAGCAGGAGCCCTCGCTGGTGTTGGTGTTCTTGCGCTTGGACACTCCCGTCTCCGCGACGCGGCGACCGTCCGGATTGGACTGCACCACCACGTGCAGCTCGGAGTAGTCGAGCAGCCAGGTGACATCCGGGTCCGTGCCGTAGCGGCTCACGAGTTGCTCGGCGAAGCGCGTGGCCAGCTCCGCCGTCGTGTACTCGCGGGCGTGGATGCCGCCCATCAGGAAGAACCGCGCCTTGGAGCCCGAGCGCGCCTTGTTCGTCAGCACCAGCACCCGCAGGTCATCTCCCGGCTTGCCTCCCGCCGTCGCCTTGTCCCAGGTGTCGCCGATGTCATTCCACGAGGCGAGGTTCGGGTAGGTGATGGGCAGCTGCGCCATGGCGGCGTAGGTCTCGTCCACCGTGCGGTAGCACGAGTAGCCGGGAATCCCGCCGGCCAGGGACACCCACCCCTCTCGCGGCTCGTTCAGGATCCGCGTCTGTTCCTCGAGGAGCTCCACGCGGCGGCCCTCTTTCACCAGCGCGTCGTACTCCTCGGGCGAGAGGACCGCCTCCACGGTCTTCTTTTCATGATCCACCGCCGCGCTGAGGTCCAGCGTCTCGGCGAGTCGATCCAGGTCCACCCGGGACTTGAACGACACCCGGGCCAGGAGGACGGACGGACGGGACGGCCCCTCCTCGGGGGCTCCTGCCCGGGCAACGAGAGGTGAGAGGGCGAGCGCTGCGGCGGCTGCGAGAACTCCAGTGACGGGCGACGGCATGGGGGTTCCTCCACGGCAGGGAAGGAACGCACCTTATTCCTGGAATACTGGATATACAACTTTCACAGCCACACCTTCTCCGCGCAAACCTCAGGGATAGTGTTGGCTTGACACTTATGAGCTGGATGTCGGAGAACCGGGCGTATGAAGACGCCCGGAAAGCCCGCCGACCCCGCGCGCAGGGAGCGCGCCCGCCTCTCGCTCGAAGGACTGTCGGTAGGAGACGCGTTCGGGGAGCGCTTCTTCGTGTCCCCGTCCGTCGCCCAGTCCCTGGTGGAGCAGCGGGCCCTGCCGCGCGAGCCGTGGAACTACACGGACGACACGGAGATGGCGCTCGCCATCGTGCGGGTGCTCGAGGAGCACGGGCGCATCGACCAGGACGCGCTGGCACGGCTGTTCGGCCAGCGCTACCGGAGGAATCCACGCCGGGGCTACGGCGCCACCGCGCACGACATCCTGCAGAAGATCCACCTGGGGTTGCCCTGGCAGACGGTCTCCTCCGAGGTCTTCGAGGGCAAGGGCTCCATGGGCAACGGTGGAGCCATGCGCGTGGCGCCGCTGGGAGCCTGGTTCGCGGATGACCTGGCGCGGGTGGTGTCCGAGGCCCGGGCTTCGGCGGAGGTGACGCACTTCCACCCGGAGGGACAGGCAGGAGCCATCGCCATCGCCGTGGCGGCCGCGTGGGCACACCGCTGGAGGGAGACACGCCCGCCCGCGCGCCAGCTCTTCGACACCGTCCTCGACCACACGCCCCCGGGTGAGACCCGGGAGGGACTGGAGAAGGCGCGCGAGTGGCCGCTCGGGGCGACGCCCACGTCCGCGGCCCGGGCACTGGGCAGCGGGCAGCGCGTCCTCTCCCAGGACACCGTGCCCTTCTCGGTGTGGTGCGCGGCCCGGCACCTGGACAGCTACGAGGAGGCACTCTGGAGCACGGTGGCGGGGATGGGGGACCGCGATACCACCTGTGCCATCGTGGGCGGCATCGTCGCGCTGAGCGCGGGGCGTGAGTCCATTCCCCGGGCCTGGCTCTCGGCGCGCGAGCCGCTCGACGCGACCTAGCGCGCCGCCTCCCCTGCATCCAGCCGAGCTTGAAATGATGTGCGGCGTTGAGCTGTCCACATCACCCTCCAACAGAGGGGGCTCCGGGGACCTGGACCAAACAGAGCCTTTCACGGGTTGCCACGTCATGGAGACCCCCTTTGGTGGATGGGGCGTACGCCCGGTTCGCTGTACCCCTGTCGGGCTGCCGGCGCCCCATCAACG
This is a stretch of genomic DNA from Archangium violaceum. It encodes these proteins:
- a CDS encoding lytic polysaccharide monooxygenase, which translates into the protein MTPATRKTLATCLAVPSLLSANVALAHGSMEVPLSRVYNCYKEGPENPQSAACKAAIQAYGTQAFYDWNGVRQGNANGQHRTLIPDGKLCSAANESHKGLDLARTDWKATQIAPNASGNFEFVFYATAVHATNYFQFYVTRPGYNPALPLKWSDLEAAPFCTVKSATAVNNRYRLSCPFPQGRTGSHVIYAIWQRSDSPEAFYACVDVKLGTTALAPTSSWKELGQVQARTDLPAGSTVTFRLFDSDGRDAETHPLLLDRAAPAADWLARLAERVNASSTHVRLGALQSSGEIAPIKDRQGNSVYGLDSGYTFQIDIQKPAADEASSK
- a CDS encoding M14 family metallopeptidase, whose amino-acid sequence is MPSPVTGVLAAAAALALSPLVARAGAPEEGPSRPSVLLARVSFKSRVDLDRLAETLDLSAAVDHEKKTVEAVLSPEEYDALVKEGRRVELLEEQTRILNEPREGWVSLAGGIPGYSCYRTVDETYAAMAQLPITYPNLASWNDIGDTWDKATAGGKPGDDLRVLVLTNKARSGSKARFFLMGGIHAREYTTAELATRFAEQLVSRYGTDPDVTWLLDYSELHVVVQSNPDGRRVAETGVSKRKNTNTSEGSCSTATYGVDLNRNSSFDWGGAGASSSACNDTYRGRSAASEPETKTLENYILSLFPDQRGPASTDPAPADATGLMLSLHSYGGYVLYPWSATTAAPPNATQLRTLGRKFNYFNGYQACQVSSCLYSASGSTDAFAYGRLGVAAFTFEMGGAFFESCTTFENTIVPKNMPALYYALKAARRPYQVAAGPDSINLALSASTVAQGTPVTLTARADDTRYGTNGGAEGSQAIAAARYSIDAPSWVSGTPTFALSAVDGSFNSTAESVQATVFTSGLAPGRHTIFVEGQDASGNWGVPTAIFLNVQ
- a CDS encoding ADP-ribosylglycohydrolase family protein, translated to MKTPGKPADPARRERARLSLEGLSVGDAFGERFFVSPSVAQSLVEQRALPREPWNYTDDTEMALAIVRVLEEHGRIDQDALARLFGQRYRRNPRRGYGATAHDILQKIHLGLPWQTVSSEVFEGKGSMGNGGAMRVAPLGAWFADDLARVVSEARASAEVTHFHPEGQAGAIAIAVAAAWAHRWRETRPPARQLFDTVLDHTPPGETREGLEKAREWPLGATPTSAARALGSGQRVLSQDTVPFSVWCAARHLDSYEEALWSTVAGMGDRDTTCAIVGGIVALSAGRESIPRAWLSAREPLDAT